From Nocardia sp. NBC_00416:
CGGTACATCATGTGGGGCGCCACCCCGGTGACGGCCAGCGTCGCCGAAACCGTGACCCGGCGGACCGGCGTGACCTGGCTCCCGGCCTACGGGGCGAGCGAACTCCCGGTGATCGCCTGCAACCCGATCGAAGCACCCCGGCTCGACTCTGTGGGCAAGGCGGTGCCCGGTGTGCGGGTGCGGGTGGTCTCGCTGGACGGCGGACAACCGGTCGCGCCCGGAGTGGACGGCGAGATCCAGTTGCGCGCCGAGTCGGTGATGGCCGGGTACCTGCCCGATTCGGCGACCGCCGGTGCCTTCGACGACGGCTGGTATCGCACCGGCGACGTCGGAAATCTGGACGAGGACGGCTGGCTGCGCCTGACCGACCGGTCCAAGGAAATGATCAAGGTGCGCGGATTTCAGGTGGCGCCCGCCGAGATCGAGACCGTACTGCACGGCCACGACGCGGTCTCGGACTGCGCGGTGTTCGGGGTGCCCGACGGTGCCAACGGGGAGGCGATCGTCGCGGCCGTCGCGAAGTCGGGGCCGGTCACGGCCGAGGAATTGACGACGATCGTGCGGGAGCGGCTGGCCGGCTACAAGCGATTGCACCGGGTGCTGTTCGTGGACGAGATACCCCGCCTGCCGTCCGGCAAGGTGCTGCGGCGAGTGCTGAAGGAGCAGTATGGACGTTCGGCTGACGAGTGAACAGCGGCAACTCCGGGACGCGGCGGCGAAGCTGGCCGACGAACTCGGCCCGGGTTCGGTACTGGATCTGGCCGATTCCAAGCGCCGCACCCGTTTGGAAGACGCGGTGTCGGGCACCGGTTTCCGCGAACTGCGCTCCGACGGCGCCTCCGGTGTGGAGGTGGCTCTGGTCGCCCAGGAGTTCGCGCGCGGGCTGGTGGATGTGCCTTTCCTCGGGCCGGTGCTCGCCGACGATCTACAGGGTCGACTCGACGGTGACACCGGGCTGTGGACTGTCGCCGACACCGGAATAGCGATCGATGCCGCCGGTTGTGACCGCGTCCTGAGACTGGACGGGACCGAACTGTTCGCGGGCCCGGTCGGCGACGCGGTCGCCGGTGCCGACCTCACCCGCCTCGCGGCGGCGGCCGGCGGGCCCTGGGAATCGCGCGGGGACATCTCCGACGGGCACCGGGACCGCTGGCGGGCACTGGCTCTCACCGCCACCTGCGCGGATCTGGTCGGCGTCGCGCGCGGTGCGCAGCGTCTCGCGGTGGAGTACGCGAAAGTCCGTGCGCAGTACGGAAACACGATCGGCTCCTATCAGGCGGTCGGGCATCTGCTGGCGGAGAGCGAAGCCCTCATCGAGGGATCCATCAGCGTGCTGTGGCATGCCGCCTGGGCCGTCGACGAACTGGATCCGCCCGAGGCGCTGCGTGCCGCGCGGATCGCCAAGATCTATACCGCCCGGGCCGCCCGCACGGTCTGCGAGACCGCGGTCCAGGTGCACGGCGGAATCGGCAACACCTGGGAATGCCTGGCCCATGTGTACCTGCGGCGGGCGCTGGTATCCACCGAACTGTTCCCCGTACGACTGGAGGAGGCCGGCCTTGGACTTTCGTGATTCCCCGGAGGAAGCGGCGTTCCGGGAACGCCTGCGTGACTGGCTCGGCGGCGTGGCGGGCAAATACCCCACCTCCGGCGACGAGTACTGGGCCCGGCAGGGCGAATGGCATGCCGAGCTGTATCGGGCCGGGTTCTTCGGGCT
This genomic window contains:
- a CDS encoding acyl-CoA dehydrogenase family protein translates to MDVRLTSEQRQLRDAAAKLADELGPGSVLDLADSKRRTRLEDAVSGTGFRELRSDGASGVEVALVAQEFARGLVDVPFLGPVLADDLQGRLDGDTGLWTVADTGIAIDAAGCDRVLRLDGTELFAGPVGDAVAGADLTRLAAAAGGPWESRGDISDGHRDRWRALALTATCADLVGVARGAQRLAVEYAKVRAQYGNTIGSYQAVGHLLAESEALIEGSISVLWHAAWAVDELDPPEALRAARIAKIYTARAARTVCETAVQVHGGIGNTWECLAHVYLRRALVSTELFPVRLEEAGLGLS